One part of the Neoarius graeffei isolate fNeoGra1 chromosome 2, fNeoGra1.pri, whole genome shotgun sequence genome encodes these proteins:
- the LOC132871386 gene encoding trace amine-associated receptor 13c-like, translating to MNLMDLNRSDRCMNFSCPERSVSPAAYILLYVCSAAVVLLTVCGNLLVIISVFHFKQLHTPTNMLVLSLAVSDFFVGAIVMPPMLMWIIESCWIFGRDFCPSFLLINGFLTIVSIYNIALIAVDRYLALSIPFLYMNHVSVRIILVVIIFDWGVVMVYNLALLYFTGIFMNILLCPGECFYLLNEVWYVIDIVFSFIFPLSVIIILYTRVFVIAKKHATVIRELNNHTRPETQKITSHSMKSERKAAKVLGILVSVFLVCLLPYFIYSLLGDIIEVQQATFHTVIFIIYLNSTMNPFIYALFYPWFRRCIKLIITLQIFQTDSALINVLS from the coding sequence ATGAACCTGATGGACTTGAACCGATCTGATCGCTGTATGAATTTCTCCTGTCCAGAGAGATCTGTATCTCCTGCTGCTTATATCTTACTGTACGTGTGTTCAGCTGCTGTGGTTCTTCTAACAGTGTGTGGAAATCTGCTCGTCATCATCTCTGTATTTCACTTCAAGCAGCTTCACACACCAACAAACATGCTCGTGCTCTCTCTGGCCGTGTCGGATTTCTTTGTTGGTGCTATTGTAATGCCGCCGATGTTAATGTGGATAATCGAGTCATGCTGGATATTTGGGAGAGATTTCTGTCCCAGTTTTTTATTGATTAATGGATTCCTCACAATCGTGTCCATCTATAATATTGCTCTGATTGCTGTGGATCGATATTTGGCTCTCTCAATCCCCTTTCTCTACATGAACCATGTCTCTGTGAGGATTATTCTCGTTGTAATTATTTTTGACTGGGGTGTAGTGATGGTCTATAACTTGGCACTCTTATATTTCACTGGAATCTTCATGAATATTTTACTGTGTCCTGGAGAGTGTTTTTACTTACTAAATGAGGTTTGGTATGTAATTGATATTGTATTTTCATTTATCTTTCCACTTTCTGTCATAATCATATTGTATACTCGGGTTTTTGTGATTGCTAAAAAACATGCCACTGTGATCAGAGAGCTTAATAATCACACACGGCCTGAAACACAGAAAATCACATCGCACTCGATGAAATCTGAGAGAAAAGCAGCTAAAGTCCTCGGCATTTTAGTTTCTGTATTTCTAGTGTGTTtacttccatattttatttacagCTTATTAGGTGATATTATTGAAGTCCAGCAAGCAACTTTTCATACAGTCATTTTCATAATTTATCTTAATTCCACCATGAATCCATTTATTTATGCTCTGTTTTATCCATGGTTTAGGAGGTGCATTAAATTAATTATCACTCTGCAAATATTCCAAACAGACTCTGCATTAATAAACGTACTTTCATGA
- the LOC132871377 gene encoding trace amine-associated receptor 13c-like, protein MNQMEFNQSDRCVNFSCPERSVSPAAYILLYVCSAGVVLLTVCGNLLVIISVFHFKQLHTPTNTLVFSLAVSDFFVGAFLMPPILIWIIESCWIFGRDVCLYLLMISGFITIVSVYNVALIAVDRYLALSNPFLYMNHVSVRITRVVIVFDWGVVMVYNMALLYFNGNFMNVLLCPGECFYFLNEVWSVIDIVFSFIFPLSVIIILYTRVFVIAKKHATVIRELNNHTRSKTQKITSHSMKSERKAAKVLGILVSVFLVCLLPYFIYSLLGYVIEVQQETVHIIIFIICLNSTINPFIYALFYPWFRRCIKLIITLQIFQTDSALINVFS, encoded by the coding sequence ATGAATCAGATGGAGTTTAACCAATCTGATCGCTGTGTGAATTTCTCCTGTCCAGAGAGATCTGTATCTCCTGCTGCTTATATCTTACTGTACGTGTGTTCAGCTGGTGTGGTTCTTCTAACAGTGTGTGGAAATCTGCTCGTCATCATCTCTGTTTTTCACTTCAAGCAGCTTCACACACCAACAAACACACTCGTGTTCTCTCTGGCCGTGTCGGATTTCTTCGTTGGTGCTTTTCTAATGCCGCCGATATTGATCTGGATAATCGAGTCATGCTGGATATTTGGGAGAGACGTCTGTCTCTACCTTTTAATGATTTCTGGTTTCATCACAATCGTGTCCGTCTATAATGTTGCTCTGATTGCTGTTGATCGATATTTGGCTCTCTCAAACCCCTTTCTCTACATGAACCATGTCTCTGTGAGGATCACTCGTGTTGTAATTGTTTTTGACTGGGGTGTAGTGATGGTCTATAACATGGCACTCTTATATTTCAATGGAAACTTCATGAATGTTTTACTGTGTCCTGGAGAGTGTTTTTACTTTCTAAATGAGGTTTGGTCTGTAATTGATATTGTATTTTCATTTATCTTTCCACTTTCTGTTATAATCATATTGTATACTCGGGTTTTTGTGATTGCTAAGAAACATGCCACTGTGATCAGAGAGCTTAATAATCACACACGGTCTAAAACACAGAAAATCACATCACACTCGATGAAATCTGAGAGAAAAGCAGCTAAAGTCCTCGGCATTTTAGTTTCTGTATTTCTGGTGTGTTtacttccatattttatttacagCTTATTAGGTTATGTTATTGAAGTCCAGCAAGAAACTGTTCATATTATCATTTTCATAATTTGTCTTAATTCCACCATTAATCCATTTATTTATGCTCTGTTTTACCCGTGGTTCAGGAGGTGCATTAAATTAATTATCACTCTGCAAATATTCCAAACAGACTCTGCATTAATCAATGTATTTTCATAA
- the LOC132871400 gene encoding trace amine-associated receptor 13c-like produces the protein MNQMEFNQSDRCVNFSCPERSVSPAAYILLYVCSAGVVLLTVCGNLLVIISVFHFKQLHTPTNTLVFSLAVSDFFVGAFLMPPILIWIIESCWIFGRDVCLYLLMISGFITIVSVYNVALIAVDRYLALSNPFLYMNHVSVRITRVVIVFDWGVVMVYNMALLYFNGIFMNVLLCPGECFYFLNEVWSVIDIVFSFIFPLSVIIILYTRVFVIAKKHATVIRELNNHTRSKTQKITSHSMKSERKAAKVLGILVSVFLVCLLPYFIYSLLGYVIEVQQETVHTIIFIICLNSTINPFIYALFYPWFRRCIKLIITLQIFQTDSALINVFS, from the coding sequence GTATCTCCTGCTGCTTATATCTTACTGTACGTGTGTTCAGCTGGTGTGGTTCTTCTAACAGTGTGTGGAAATCTGCTCGTCATCATCTCTGTTTTTCACTTCAAGCAGCTTCACACACCAACAAACACACTCGTGTTCTCTCTGGCCGTGTCGGATTTCTTCGTTGGTGCTTTTCTAATGCCGCCGATATTGATCTGGATAATCGAGTCATGCTGGATATTTGGGAGAGACGTCTGTCTCTACCTTTTAATGATTTCTGGTTTCATCACAATCGTGTCCGTCTATAATGTTGCTCTGATTGCTGTTGATCGATATTTGGCTCTCTCAAACCCCTTTCTCTACATGAACCATGTCTCTGTGAGGATCACTCGTGTTGTAATTGTTTTTGACTGGGGTGTAGTGATGGTCTATAACATGGCACTCTTATATTTCAATGGAATCTTCATGAATGTTTTACTGTGTCCTGGAGAGTGTTTTTACTTTCTAAATGAGGTTTGGTCTGTAATTGATATTGTATTTTCATTTATCTTTCCACTTTCTGTTATAATCATATTGTATACTCGGGTTTTTGTGATTGCTAAGAAACATGCCACTGTGATCAGAGAGCTTAATAATCACACACGGTCTAAAACACAGAAAATCACATCACACTCGATGAAATCTGAGAGAAAAGCAGCTAAAGTCCTCGGCATTTTAGTTTCTGTATTTCTGGTGTGTTtacttccatattttatttatagCTTATTAGGTTATGTTATTGAAGTCCAGCAAGAAACTGTTCATACAATCATTTTCATAATTTGTCTTAATTCCACCATTAATCCATTTATTTATGCTCTGTTTTACCCGTGGTTCAGGAGGTGCATTAAATTAATTATCACTCTGCAAATATTCCAAACAGACTCTGCATTAATCAATGTATTTTCATAA
- the LOC132871394 gene encoding trace amine-associated receptor 13c-like → MNLMDLNQSDRCVNFSCPERSVSPAAYILLYVCSAAVVLLTVCGNLLVIISVFHFKQLHTPTNTLVFSLAVSDFFVGAFVMPPMLIWIIESCWIFGRDFCTSFLLINGFLTIVSIYNIALIAVDRYLALSNPFLYMNHVSVRIILVVIIFDWGVVMVYNLALLYFNGIFMNVLLCPAECFYLLNEVWSVIDIVFSFIFPLSVIIILYTRVFVIAKKHATAIRELNNHTRSKTQKITSHSMKSERKAAKVLGILVSVFLVCLLPYFIYSLLGDVIEVQQATFHTVIFIMYLNSTMNPFIYALFYPWFRRCIKLIITLQIFQTDSALINVLS, encoded by the coding sequence ATGAACCTGATGGACTTGAACCAATCTGATCGCTGTGTGAATTTCTCCTGTCCAGAGAGATCTGTATCTCCTGCTGCTTATATCTTACTGTACGTGTGTTCAGCTGCTGTGGTTCTTCTAACAGTGTGTGGAAATCTGCTCGTCATCATCTCTGTTTTTCACTTCAAGCAGCTTCACACACCAACAAACACACTCGTGTTCTCTCTGGCCGTGTCGGATTTCTTTGTTGGTGCTTTTGTAATGCCGCCGATGTTAATCTGGATAATCGAGTCATGCTGGATATTTGGGAGAGATTTCTGTACCAGTTTTTTATTGATTAATGGATTCCTCACAATCGTGTCCATCTATAATATTGCTCTGATTGCTGTGGATCGATATTTGGCTCTCTCAAACCCCTTTCTCTACATGAACCATGTCTCTGTGAGGATTATTCTCGTTGTAATTATTTTTGACTGGGGTGTAGTGATGGTCTATAACTTGGCACTCTTATATTTCAATGGAATCTTCATGAATGTTTTACTGTGTCCTGCAGAGTGTTTTTACTTACTAAATGAGGTTTGGTCTGTAATTGATATTGTATTTTCATTTATCTTTCCACTTTCTGTCATAATCATATTGTATACTCGGGTTTTTGTGATTGCTAAGAAACATGCCACTGCGATCAGAGAGCTTAATAATCACACACGGTCTAAAACACAGAAAATCACATCACACTCGATGAAATCTGAGAGAAAAGCAGCTAAAGTCCTCGGCATTTTAGTTTCTGTATTTCTAGTGTGTTtacttccatattttatttacagCTTATTAGGTGATGTTATTGAAGTCCAGCAAGCAACTTTTCATACAGTCATTTTCATAATGTATCTTAATTCCACCATGAATCCATTTATTTATGCTCTGTTTTATCCATGGTTTAGGAGGTGCATTAAATTAATTATCACTCTGCAAATATTCCAAACAGACTCTGCATTAATAAACGTACTTTCATGA